The Pseudomonadota bacterium genome contains the following window.
TGCCAAACATTGGTTCTACACCGCTGACCTGTCATCCTGAGGGAGTGAAGACGACTGAAGGATTTTTTCTGTCGACCCGGAAAGATCGTTTGCTGCGCTCAGGATGACAGAAAGAGGCTGTGGGAAACGGGGTTTCATACAGGGTCCGGTTTGTCCCCTGGTGGCGGAATGGATTTCTTCTCGTCCTCGCCCTGCAGGCCGGATTTGAAGCTGCGCAGGCCCTTGCCGATATCGCCCATGACGCGGGGCAGCTTTCCGGCCCCGAACAGGATCAGGACCAGAACCAGGACAAGAAGGATTTCCGTAAGGCCAAGGCCGAACATGGTGCATTTCCTTTCATCAGCTTCCTGACTTTATCATACCAGACATCTGTTTGCCCATGACATTTCCAGTGACTGGATATACAGTGCGCGCCCATGAATACGCCAGATA
Protein-coding sequences here:
- the tatA gene encoding twin-arginine translocase TatA/TatE family subunit encodes the protein MFGLGLTEILLVLVLVLILFGAGKLPRVMGDIGKGLRSFKSGLQGEDEKKSIPPPGDKPDPV